AAAGTTCAAGCCAAGGAAACTAATTTAAAGGCTTCAGCTGATTATTGACAGGGTATTGAACCTATTAGTGGATCAAAGACACTCAGCTGACGGAGaaatctatctagctatctaggCTAACactaaatgtttgtgtgtgagatttcAGAGTTTCTGTGATATGATAAACTGTTCATGTTGTGGAATATTAGACTATAAAATGGAATGAAACGGGTGCTTTAGGACCCAGTTGATCCTTGTGATTGTGGCTGATATTTTCCACgttgaaaggggggggggggggggggggggggggggggctgtcaaTCATAGTGAAAGTGGGGTGGGCAGGCCCCTCTGACACTTTGTGCCGTCGGAGGGGGATATTTAACTTGGGACTGAGCACCACTCGctacagacacactcacacacagtgtgCCTAAGCAAAGAAACGCTCCAGCGCCAAGTCTCTCAGACTCCTGAAGTAGGAGCGACTCAGTAGGAGCTTCTGTACCAGTTATCAAAGGAGGAGAGACGCTCCCTCAGGAATTGACCGCTTGCATTGACCGGGCAAAAAGGCTCCAGATTATGGACTGTGTCGGCATGCAGCGACAGTGGGATCTGGAACTTTTCTGAAAGGATTCAGCACGGTGAAAGGAACTCTGAACTAACAACGTTTACTGGCTTTCTGCAGTTTGCATTTGATATGCACTGACACTGCAATTTCCTGTAACGCCACTTTTCATCGTTTTTGTTCTATTTCATGCACAGGCAAGTTCTGTAGGAATATTTCAACCTGACAACTTCATTGTAAAGAACTGCTCTGCGGCTTTGGAAAATCCCATGGAAAGATAAATGGCTGTTATTTCATAAATTGAGATTGCATCCCACTGcggagcatttttttttcaagtttttggacattttcggTGAGGTGCACAGATCCACGGCTGGAATACCACAAGGGACTGACTGCAGAGACCATTTACTCAGTCCATGGAGTGTGCGCCCTGGGACCTTGTCAAATCTGAGAGCGTCAGACGACGTTAGGAGAAGCCACGTTTATAAAAGCCGTGCGTAAAAATAACATTGGCCAAGGCAGCCCTCATTGCCGGGCGCGTGACATTTAAAACTTGGTGAAGTACTCTTTTGTGAGCCCTTCTCTCTCGGGACGCTCCGGATCTATTTTGTCTCTTTAGAAAACACTTCATTCCATGCAGCTCTCGCCTCGGCCGCTGTCATCAAGTGTAGACAGTTCGTCGTGGCTTCGAGTCCCCGGGGTAACCATGACAACCGAAAGAAACCCAAAGTGAATCCAAGGGAGTGGGGTGAGGCCGAAGAGAGCGTGAATAGAGTTTTCCTCATTTAGTTTAGTGCTTTTTTGTTTAGACTAAACACTTTTTGCAAAGCAGGGGCACCGCTTGGCGCTGCAGAGTTGCATCAGTGGCACATTGCAAAGTTGAAGGAGCCCTAAAAAGTAAAGCACTCCGCTCCATGTCATTCAAACCCGACGTGGTCTATTAAAAGTATCGCCTTGCTGGTGGCTGAACTTCTACTATTTATGAAGCCCCGGGCTAGCCGTTGCAGAGAACACAGTGACCGGGAAAAGAATTGAATTATAATAACGCGAGAAGAACCGGTGCGTAAAACAAGAGGAATAATGGGCCTCTCACAAACGCTACTCCTTTATGTGCTGGTGTGCGTTCACCTTGGAGTTTCCCAGCATTACCTTCGCCTCCGTCCATCGCCCAGTGATCACCTCCCTGTGCCTGACCTTAAGGAGGACCCCGACCCGGAGTACGACCCCCGGGAACAGGACTTGAACGAGAGGACTCTGAGGAAAAAGCTCGGCAGTAACTTTGACCCCAACTTCATGTCCATCACCTCTCCCATCATATTAAACTTCTCCGAGCCGGACAACCAGGTAAAGCTGCAGGGGCCCATGCCTAACGAGATTAAAAAGCTGGACCTCACAGAGACCCCCTATGGAATGCGGGTAAAAGTGGGAAAGAAAGCCCGTAGGAAATTTCTGCAGTGGCTTTGGACCTATACGCACTGCCCAGTGGTGCACACCTGGAAGGATTTGGGCGTGAGGTTCTGGCCACGTTACATCAAGGAGGGAAACTGTTTCTCTGGGCGCTCTTGCTCCTTCCCTGAGGGGATGTCTTGCAAACCCGCCAAGTCAATCAGCAAGGTTTTCCTCCGGTGGTATTGTCAAGGGTTTCTAAGACAGAAATACTGTACGTGGATACAGGTGCAATACCCAATCATCTCAGAGTGCAAGTGTTCGTGCTGATTTTCTCTAAGGAAGTCGAAGGGGGGAGTGGACTGGAAATACGGTTTCTATTGCACTGTTAACTCTCTACAGAGGTGGGCACCatagaaaatctatttttttatatagcatTTTAAGTGAAATACCAACATTgtacatatttaagaaaaatgcagctatttttttctaattgaaCCAGGACCATATTTTATTCTCAACCCTGAAACGTGTTTTGGGGGGAACACGAGCACTTCATAAGGAAGAGcttttttttgatatttttatgagACATTGAAAATGCAATGCATATGCTACACTTCTCCAAGAGGTGAACTTTTTCTTCAACTGAACATTGATGCTGACTGTTATTTCACTGCAATGCTGCCTAGAGtttttgtatattattaatatcaataataattaaattgtaaaaaaaaaaaaggaaaaagttgaGGTTAAAGATATATATAAAGGCGTGAACTCAGCTTTTTTTGGAATACATAGTATTGTAGAAATAAACAAATCTGtacgttttatttattattttaacgaTTGTGAGTATAGAGCATAAGGAAAGAGAATAGCAGAGTATACCAGAAAAAAATATGGGAGATGTCTACTTGaatatttctaaaaacaaaaaaaaatcaataaaatcaataaaaaagtaaaacatcagTGTACATGTTATGTTTACACATTTTAGCAATAAAGACTATCTTTCCATCGTGTATTAGTGTCGAGCCATGTTGCTTACGAGTGTCTATATCCAGGGGGTCGTGTACACTGTAAAATAAGCATCTGAACACGTTGTCTCTTTCAGTCTTAATATTCCATTGCTGATGTCTGCAACAGAGTTGAATTTGTGTTTCCTATAAATAAGTGTCATAACAATGTCAtttgattcagaaaaaaaaagttttcttgaATTGGAAACACATGAAATTAAGCCacgttttatgatttttgttttgtttcagactgatatttttttaagtgtagaAGGGCGGCCTCCGGAGGGGAGTGCTGTTACTAACTGCACAGTAAGTCCAAGctgcagtgagtgtgtgtggactGCCTGACGCTCCACGCCGTCACAGTGATTTTAGAAAGGGCTGATTTACTACGCTGCGTAATGCGCAACACATACCTCAAGCGCCTCCACAGAACTAGCATTCATTTGTCTCAGCCACAGAGAGCGGAAAGGACACGCACATTCATCTCCCCTGTCTACGCACATCATGCTCGTTTCAGAGCTCCGAGGTGTTAACATAATGGGTAAAATATGATTCAGACATTTCAAACAGTGTCAGATGATGAAATGGCGAGCTTATGTGCGCGAGCCAGGGACGTCTGGGGTCTGTGCTTTTTACTCTGGAAGCTCCACACAAGTTCCACTGAGGTATTTGTATAGAGGTGGACTGGAGCAGACCGGCGCCTATTCAAGTCTGACCGCcctggagagaagaaaaaaaaaaaaacacaaagcccaTAAAACAATGGTCAACTGTTTTTGACGTTAGCAGACTATTAATTGGAGAGCTTGCTGTCTGCAAGTTAAAGAGATTTGGCCAATTAAACGCGCTGGAGACGCGCAGGGAAATGAACTATGAAATCAAGGCGAGGAGTCATTTTCTGTAAGTAGGGGTTTTATGGTGTTTATATTATTCTTTAAATACAATCAACGACTTAAACAGAGCTATGACTAAATGTCTGAAAGCGAAAAGCGGCGTGTGTAGTGTTTCCACTGAGCGCATCTTGTGTGCGTTAAagtgatttgtgtttttgcgGGTTGGAGTTGGATTTGACACTTGCCGCCCGGTTATTGTGACAGAACCACTGAGTGGATTTGGTAAGCAGAGGAGAAGGACGGCAGCATGCcagcggaggaggaggaagaggagaaggagcagGAGAGGGGNNNNNNNNNNTGTCAGCTTCTTTCTTGATGATGTCTCGGGGTTTTTAGAAACTGCGTCTCTGACTCGACGGCGCCACTCAGCCGCCCCCTCTCGACTGCGCAGAAAGAGGCACTTTGGGAAACAGTAACCCTTTCAGGCTCTGCCCGGAGAGTATTTTAGAAGCGTGTGAAAGGCAATACGCCGCCCTGGCT
This sequence is a window from Etheostoma cragini isolate CJK2018 chromosome 21, CSU_Ecrag_1.0, whole genome shotgun sequence. Protein-coding genes within it:
- the nog2 gene encoding noggin-2; the protein is MGLSQTLLLYVLVCVHLGVSQHYLRLRPSPSDHLPVPDLKEDPDPEYDPREQDLNERTLRKKLGSNFDPNFMSITSPIILNFSEPDNQVKLQGPMPNEIKKLDLTETPYGMRVKVGKKARRKFLQWLWTYTHCPVVHTWKDLGVRFWPRYIKEGNCFSGRSCSFPEGMSCKPAKSISKVFLRWYCQGFLRQKYCTWIQVQYPIISECKCSC